The proteins below are encoded in one region of Corynebacterium sphenisci DSM 44792:
- the glxR gene encoding CRP-like cAMP-activated global transcriptional regulator GlxR: protein MDDVQEILSRAGVFQGIDPDAVSNLLGELETVRFPRGTTIFNEGEPGDRLYIIIDGKVKLARHSADGRENLLTIMGPSDMFGELSIFDPGPRTSSAVCVTEVNAASMNSDLLNRWVDAHPGISSQLLRMLARRLRRTNNSLADLIFTDVPGRVAKALLGLANRFGQQEGGNLRVTHDLTQEEIAQLVGASRETVNKALAEFAHRGWIRIEGKSVLITDAERLAKRAR from the coding sequence GTGGACGATGTACAGGAGATTCTCTCTCGCGCAGGCGTGTTCCAGGGGATCGACCCGGACGCGGTGAGCAATCTGCTCGGCGAGTTGGAGACGGTCCGCTTCCCCCGCGGCACCACCATCTTCAACGAGGGCGAGCCCGGCGACCGCCTCTACATCATCATCGACGGCAAGGTGAAGCTGGCCCGGCACTCCGCCGACGGCCGGGAGAACCTGCTCACCATCATGGGCCCCTCGGACATGTTCGGCGAGCTGTCCATCTTCGATCCCGGCCCGCGCACCTCCTCGGCGGTGTGCGTCACCGAGGTCAACGCCGCCTCCATGAACTCGGATCTGCTCAACCGGTGGGTGGACGCGCACCCGGGCATCTCCTCCCAGCTGCTGCGGATGCTCGCCCGCCGGCTGCGCCGCACCAACAACTCCCTGGCGGACCTGATCTTCACCGATGTGCCGGGCCGGGTGGCCAAGGCGCTGCTCGGGCTGGCGAACCGCTTCGGCCAGCAGGAGGGCGGCAATCTGCGGGTCACCCACGATCTCACCCAGGAGGAGATCGCCCAGCTGGTGGGCGCCTCCCGGGAGACGGTGAACAAGGCCCTGGCCGAGTTCGCGCACCGCGGCTGGATCCGGATCGAGGGCAAGTCGGTGCTCATCACCGACGCCGAGCGCCTGGCCAAGCGCGCCCGCTAG
- the nth gene encoding endonuclease III, producing MAMPSSPADPGQPTAAAAPPAPPAPPAGSLTPRRRRRPGAHPALHGRETRLGMVRRARRINRTLAAAYPDAHCELDFRDPFELAVATILSAQCTDARVNMVTPELFRRWPDAAALAGAERAELEQVIRSTGFYRAKANNLLGFARGVVEDHGGEVPGRLEDLVALPGVGRKTANVVLGNAFGVPGLTVDTHFGRLVRRLGLTEQEDPVRVERELMDIIERPEWTWFSHRLIFHGRRVCHSRRAACGACFLAGDCPAFGLAGPEDPEVAATLVKSADRAHLLAMAGLGEEPDGPGHPAAGEGAP from the coding sequence ATGGCCATGCCCTCCTCCCCGGCCGACCCCGGCCAGCCGACCGCCGCGGCGGCGCCGCCGGCGCCGCCGGCGCCGCCGGCCGGCTCGCTCACCCCGCGGCGCCGCCGCCGGCCGGGCGCGCACCCGGCCCTGCACGGCCGGGAGACCCGGCTGGGCATGGTGCGCCGGGCCCGGCGGATCAACCGCACCCTCGCCGCGGCCTACCCGGACGCGCACTGCGAACTGGACTTCCGGGATCCCTTCGAGCTGGCGGTGGCCACCATCCTCTCCGCCCAGTGCACCGACGCCCGGGTGAACATGGTCACCCCGGAGCTGTTCCGCCGCTGGCCCGATGCCGCCGCCCTCGCCGGGGCGGAGCGCGCCGAACTGGAGCAGGTGATCCGCTCCACCGGGTTCTACCGGGCCAAGGCGAACAACCTGCTCGGCTTCGCCCGCGGGGTGGTCGAGGACCACGGGGGGGAGGTGCCCGGCCGGCTGGAGGACCTGGTGGCCCTGCCCGGGGTGGGCCGCAAGACCGCGAACGTGGTGCTCGGCAACGCCTTCGGGGTGCCCGGGCTGACCGTGGACACCCACTTCGGCCGGCTGGTGCGCCGGCTGGGCCTGACCGAGCAGGAGGACCCGGTGCGGGTGGAGCGGGAGCTGATGGACATCATCGAGCGCCCCGAATGGACCTGGTTCTCGCACCGGCTGATCTTCCACGGCCGCCGGGTGTGCCATTCCCGCCGCGCGGCCTGCGGGGCCTGCTTCCTCGCCGGGGACTGCCCCGCCTTCGGGCTCGCCGGCCCGGAGGACCCGGAGGTCGCCGCGACACTGGTGAAATCCGCCGACCGGGCGCATCTGCTGGCCATGGCCGGCCTCGGCGAGGAGCCGGATGGGCCGGGGCACCCGGCCGCCGGGGAGGGGGCCCCATGA
- a CDS encoding TlpA family protein disulfide reductase: MSADRGPGRGWLIAAAAVAVLGTIALIWFAVGRTVVPPAEQSAPPPAQPVAERPDCPAPDPGAAAPAGAALAGVRLPCLGADQGGIDLGAALAGAPAVLNFWSPSCAPCREELPVFDAYARAHPEVTVVGVHQAVSAARGAALLRDAGIALPSYHDGADVAGPALGLPRVQPVTVVLDADGAVRAVLPRVFADPGELAAAVAGALG; this comes from the coding sequence ATGAGCGCCGACCGGGGCCCCGGCCGGGGCTGGCTCATCGCCGCCGCCGCGGTGGCGGTGCTCGGCACCATCGCGCTGATCTGGTTCGCCGTGGGCCGCACCGTGGTGCCCCCGGCCGAGCAGTCGGCCCCGCCGCCGGCGCAGCCGGTGGCCGAACGCCCGGACTGCCCCGCCCCGGACCCCGGCGCCGCCGCCCCGGCGGGGGCGGCCCTGGCCGGGGTGCGGCTGCCCTGCCTGGGCGCCGACCAGGGCGGGATCGACCTCGGCGCGGCCCTGGCCGGGGCGCCCGCGGTGCTGAACTTCTGGTCCCCCTCCTGCGCGCCCTGCCGGGAGGAGCTGCCGGTGTTCGACGCCTACGCCCGGGCGCATCCGGAGGTGACCGTGGTCGGGGTGCACCAGGCGGTCTCCGCCGCCCGCGGCGCCGCCCTGCTCCGCGACGCCGGGATCGCGCTGCCCTCCTACCACGACGGCGCCGACGTGGCCGGGCCCGCGCTCGGCCTGCCCCGGGTGCAGCCGGTGACCGTGGTGCTCGACGCCGACGGCGCGGTGCGCGCGGTGCTGCCCCGGGTCTTCGCCGACCCCGGCGAACTGGCGGCCGCGGTGGCGGGGGCCCTGGGATGA
- a CDS encoding NUDIX hydrolase codes for MSAPRWLAPLIDAPGGDPAQLRRDSSTLPGRIANPRESAVLVLLGGDPDAATRPADASVVLTHRSPRLRRHAGQMAFPGGKADPGDEGPVHTALREAAEETGLDPSGVDPLRVLDRIGIRRTGFAVRPVLAYWRVPGPLRAVDPAETDEVLTVAVDELVEPANRLRVGFAGWSGPAFRVGDYVVWGFTAGVLAHLLDHAGWARPWDDGPVHDLRRTLAASANRESFGLGGRLR; via the coding sequence ATGAGCGCCCCGCGCTGGCTGGCGCCGCTCATCGACGCCCCCGGCGGGGACCCGGCGCAGCTGCGCCGGGACTCCTCCACCCTGCCCGGGCGCATCGCCAACCCCCGGGAATCGGCGGTGCTGGTGCTCCTCGGCGGGGACCCGGACGCGGCCACCCGGCCCGCGGACGCCTCCGTGGTGCTCACCCACCGCTCCCCGCGGCTGCGCCGGCACGCCGGGCAGATGGCCTTCCCCGGCGGCAAGGCCGACCCCGGCGACGAGGGCCCGGTGCACACCGCGCTGCGCGAGGCCGCCGAGGAGACCGGGCTGGACCCCTCCGGGGTGGACCCGCTGCGGGTGCTCGACCGGATCGGGATCCGGCGCACCGGTTTCGCGGTGCGCCCGGTGCTGGCCTACTGGCGCGTCCCCGGCCCGCTGCGCGCGGTGGACCCCGCGGAGACCGACGAGGTGCTCACCGTCGCCGTGGACGAGCTGGTCGAGCCCGCCAACCGGCTGCGGGTCGGCTTCGCCGGCTGGTCCGGGCCGGCCTTCCGGGTCGGCGACTACGTGGTGTGGGGCTTCACCGCCGGGGTGCTCGCGCATCTGCTCGACCACGCCGGCTGGGCCCGTCCGTGGGATGATGGCCCGGTGCACGATCTGCGCCGCACCCTGGCGGCCTCCGCCAACCGGGAGTCCTTCGGCCTGGGGGGCCGGCTGCGATGA
- a CDS encoding MarP family serine protease yields the protein MSPALLLDLALGLIALAAMAVGWRQGAVASALSIVGVVAGGVVGFALAPEAMDLAERQALKLTVGLALIVLMVVLGNAVGSVAGQSARNAIRSPVAVGLDSGFGAVLQAVTALLVAWMIAIPMAATVPGAVGDAIRGSRVLGAVDEVAPARLTEVPALLVRRLDVAGMRPAVVPFQDPEPASAGPADPAAVDPAVVDLVRHSVVRVLGEAPQCSRLLQGTGFVAAPGLVVTNAHVVAGVDTVRLDTVAGTYDAAVVHFDPEEDVAVLRSTDLPLPALRWAAEPVGPGADAVVLGFPESGPFTATPARVEDRLRIRGPDIYSAGRIEREAYVLRADVRQGNSGGPLLAPDGTVLGVIFGAGIGVAERGYALTAAEATAHLGAAGGAVDPVDTMECVAH from the coding sequence ATGAGCCCCGCGCTGTTGCTCGATCTCGCCCTGGGGCTCATCGCCCTCGCCGCGATGGCGGTGGGCTGGCGGCAGGGGGCGGTGGCCTCCGCGCTGTCCATCGTCGGCGTGGTCGCCGGCGGGGTGGTCGGCTTCGCCCTCGCCCCGGAGGCGATGGATCTCGCCGAACGCCAGGCGCTCAAGCTCACCGTGGGCCTGGCCCTCATCGTGCTCATGGTGGTGCTCGGCAACGCGGTGGGCTCCGTGGCCGGCCAATCCGCGCGCAACGCGATCCGCTCCCCGGTGGCGGTGGGCCTGGACTCCGGCTTCGGCGCCGTGCTGCAGGCGGTCACCGCCCTGCTGGTGGCCTGGATGATCGCCATCCCGATGGCCGCCACGGTGCCCGGGGCGGTGGGCGACGCGATCCGCGGCTCCCGGGTGCTCGGCGCCGTCGACGAGGTCGCCCCGGCCCGGCTCACCGAGGTGCCCGCGCTGCTGGTGCGCCGCCTCGACGTGGCCGGGATGCGCCCGGCGGTGGTGCCCTTCCAGGACCCGGAGCCGGCCTCCGCCGGGCCCGCGGACCCGGCGGCGGTGGACCCGGCGGTGGTGGACCTGGTGCGGCATTCGGTGGTGCGGGTGCTCGGCGAGGCCCCCCAGTGCAGCCGGCTGCTGCAGGGCACCGGTTTCGTCGCCGCCCCCGGGCTGGTGGTCACCAACGCCCATGTCGTCGCCGGGGTGGACACGGTGCGCCTGGACACCGTCGCCGGCACCTACGACGCGGCGGTGGTGCACTTCGACCCGGAGGAGGACGTCGCGGTGCTGCGCTCGACGGACCTGCCGCTGCCCGCGCTGCGCTGGGCCGCGGAGCCGGTGGGGCCGGGCGCGGACGCGGTGGTGCTCGGCTTCCCCGAATCCGGGCCCTTCACCGCCACCCCGGCCCGGGTGGAGGACCGGCTGCGGATCCGCGGCCCGGACATCTACTCCGCCGGCCGGATCGAGCGGGAGGCCTACGTGCTGCGCGCCGATGTGCGCCAGGGCAACTCCGGCGGGCCGCTGCTCGCCCCGGACGGCACCGTGCTCGGCGTGATCTTCGGCGCCGGGATCGGGGTCGCCGAACGCGGCTACGCGCTCACCGCCGCCGAGGCCACCGCCCACCTCGGCGCCGCCGGCGGCGCGGTCGACCCGGTGGACACCATGGAGTGCGTGGCGCACTGA
- a CDS encoding class I SAM-dependent methyltransferase, giving the protein MAEAGQRAGTFGGIDPGPRGAAAAGYWDARAEGFARSQDADDGVLVGCVLSRVARHADLAGARVLDVGAGAGRYGLAMAAAAEHVTLTDVSPGMLAAAAERAAARGLANVDLVRADWAAADLAGLGWAGAFDLVFASMVPALREPAALDKLAAASRGLVAVNQITRDGDDVAGHIRDVLGLADHPDPHNDPAFVSDVVRHLAARGVGCVVEEPETIVERGYAFEDLLARYAGRFEEAARRAGTGLREVLEPLRSRHGELIPVRRHTRTGLIIFRGEAG; this is encoded by the coding sequence ATGGCCGAGGCGGGACAGCGCGCCGGCACCTTCGGGGGCATCGATCCGGGGCCCCGCGGGGCGGCCGCCGCCGGGTACTGGGACGCCCGCGCCGAGGGCTTCGCCCGCTCCCAGGACGCCGATGACGGGGTGCTCGTCGGCTGCGTGCTCTCCCGGGTGGCCCGGCACGCCGATCTCGCCGGGGCCCGGGTGCTCGACGTCGGCGCCGGGGCGGGCCGCTACGGGCTGGCCATGGCGGCGGCCGCGGAGCACGTCACCCTCACCGACGTCTCCCCGGGGATGCTCGCCGCCGCCGCGGAGCGCGCCGCCGCCCGCGGCCTGGCCAACGTGGACCTGGTGCGGGCGGACTGGGCCGCCGCGGACCTCGCCGGGCTGGGCTGGGCGGGCGCCTTCGACCTGGTCTTCGCCTCCATGGTGCCGGCGCTGCGCGAGCCCGCCGCCCTGGACAAGCTCGCCGCCGCCTCCCGGGGCCTGGTCGCGGTCAACCAGATCACCCGCGACGGCGATGACGTCGCCGGGCACATCCGCGACGTGCTGGGCCTCGCCGACCACCCGGACCCGCACAACGACCCCGCCTTCGTCTCCGACGTGGTGCGCCACCTCGCCGCCCGCGGGGTGGGCTGCGTGGTGGAGGAGCCGGAGACCATCGTGGAGCGCGGCTACGCCTTCGAGGACCTGCTGGCCCGCTACGCGGGCCGCTTCGAGGAGGCCGCCCGCCGGGCCGGGACCGGCCTGCGCGAGGTGCTGGAGCCGCTGCGCAGCCGGCATGGGGAGCTCATCCCGGTGCGCCGGCATACCCGCACCGGGCTCATCATCTTCCGCGGCGAGGCCGGCTGA
- a CDS encoding alpha/beta fold hydrolase, whose protein sequence is MHPGTAGHRPAPRVEELLAAGPWTHRQVHTRGQRLHVADCGDPADPLILLLHGATGGWFDWRAQLPALAAAGHHAVAASLRGWGTSDRTPSGYRADVAADDMAGLIRALGHDRALVIGHGLGGVLAWTMAARHPGLLRGVAVLAAPHPLLWSGTRLLAAAPRHRFARRALHLARILALPGPRPRGAAADPAAAALALAGPAFRSSPGFAEALRLHRASLALGARRPAARHIAWLVGLRAGGRRAWVHRLQEAGHVARSIGGVPPIRILGGAVDPVAPPALLRAAARLAVSADDGGVVREPAILAGVGHFPQLEAPAEVTAELLAFAAECGRRPR, encoded by the coding sequence GTGCACCCCGGCACCGCGGGTCACCGCCCCGCCCCGCGGGTGGAGGAGCTGCTGGCCGCCGGCCCCTGGACGCACCGGCAGGTGCACACCCGGGGCCAGCGCCTGCACGTCGCCGACTGCGGGGATCCCGCCGATCCGCTGATCCTCCTGTTGCACGGCGCCACCGGCGGCTGGTTCGACTGGCGGGCCCAGCTGCCCGCCCTCGCCGCCGCCGGCCATCATGCGGTCGCCGCCTCGCTGCGCGGCTGGGGCACCTCCGACCGCACCCCCTCCGGCTACCGCGCCGACGTCGCCGCCGATGACATGGCCGGGCTGATCCGGGCCCTCGGCCACGACCGGGCCCTGGTCATCGGGCATGGCCTGGGCGGGGTGCTCGCCTGGACCATGGCCGCCCGGCATCCCGGGCTGCTGCGCGGGGTGGCCGTCCTCGCCGCCCCGCACCCGCTGCTCTGGTCCGGCACCCGGCTGCTCGCCGCGGCCCCCCGGCACCGCTTCGCCCGCCGGGCGCTGCACCTGGCCCGGATCCTGGCGCTGCCCGGCCCCCGGCCCCGCGGCGCGGCGGCGGATCCGGCGGCGGCGGCGCTGGCCCTGGCCGGGCCCGCCTTCCGCTCCTCCCCCGGGTTCGCCGAGGCGCTCCGGCTGCACCGGGCCAGTCTGGCGCTGGGCGCCCGCCGCCCCGCCGCCCGGCACATCGCCTGGCTGGTGGGCCTGCGCGCCGGGGGCCGGCGGGCCTGGGTGCACCGGCTGCAGGAGGCCGGGCACGTGGCCCGCTCCATCGGCGGGGTGCCCCCGATCCGGATCCTCGGCGGGGCGGTGGACCCGGTGGCCCCGCCGGCGCTGCTCCGCGCCGCGGCCCGGCTGGCGGTCTCCGCCGATGACGGCGGTGTCGTGCGGGAACCGGCGATCCTCGCCGGGGTGGGCCATTTCCCGCAGCTGGAGGCCCCCGCGGAGGTCACCGCGGAGCTGCTCGCCTTCGCCGCGGAATGCGGCCGCCGGCCCCGCTAG
- a CDS encoding phage holin family protein has product MSSDENKGLFTDGDSELSPRVSAIPLSDVDTHARGTAGIGTLVQDASQQISSLVRSEMELAKAELAQEAKKGAMGGGFFAVAGVIALYSTFFLFLFLSALIAEWLPLWAGFLITFVLMLVIAGVFALLGLKKVKKVGAPKKTIASVQDLKQVIPGKDGSAKGVAHRDDEPGLYT; this is encoded by the coding sequence GTGAGCAGCGACGAGAACAAGGGTCTATTCACCGACGGCGACAGCGAGCTGTCGCCGCGGGTGAGCGCCATCCCGCTGTCGGACGTGGACACCCACGCCCGGGGCACCGCCGGGATCGGCACCCTGGTGCAGGACGCCAGCCAGCAGATCTCCTCCCTGGTGCGCTCCGAGATGGAGCTGGCCAAGGCGGAGCTGGCCCAGGAGGCGAAGAAGGGCGCGATGGGCGGCGGGTTCTTCGCCGTCGCCGGGGTCATCGCCCTGTACTCCACCTTCTTCCTCTTCCTCTTCCTCTCCGCCCTCATCGCGGAGTGGCTGCCCCTGTGGGCCGGGTTCCTGATCACCTTCGTGCTGATGCTGGTCATCGCCGGGGTGTTCGCGCTGCTGGGCCTGAAGAAGGTCAAGAAGGTGGGCGCGCCGAAGAAGACCATCGCCAGCGTGCAGGATCTCAAGCAGGTCATCCCGGGCAAGGACGGCTCCGCCAAGGGCGTCGCCCACCGCGACGACGAGCCGGGCCTCTACACCTAG